In the genome of Spirochaetia bacterium, one region contains:
- a CDS encoding LacI family transcriptional regulator — translation MVTMKEIAEKAGVSLSTVSRVLNNDATIRVRMDIRNNVLKAADELGYRLQKTKKADGMATYIIAIADSRLVPMGSYHPDYDFLYDLVGEMKLGSRIVFRRIGKDFDGMVDAVIAFGPMSKEEETKLSKIAPVILYIDHNTHSYAYDTIIVDYGNGMNDVFNYLGHCKKIGYIGGIGTDGNRTIGQQRIDNFKQVLQSHGKLDESAFLVADISRDSGWQLAEKAIKENRLCNGYLIGQEAVASGVIGALKQYGKFDEVSLVVYRDIPYLKESAYPKVLNLFSQTVWKSAIHMIMEKISGERIESLVVYAPPRLES, via the coding sequence ATGGTCACGATGAAAGAGATTGCTGAAAAGGCAGGAGTATCACTGTCAACAGTTTCAAGAGTACTGAACAACGATGCTACCATACGGGTAAGGATGGACATCAGGAACAATGTCCTCAAAGCTGCTGATGAACTGGGTTACAGGCTTCAGAAAACAAAGAAAGCAGATGGTATGGCCACGTATATCATTGCCATTGCCGATTCCCGTCTGGTACCTATGGGAAGCTACCATCCTGATTATGATTTTCTCTACGATCTGGTAGGAGAAATGAAACTGGGCTCCCGCATTGTCTTCAGAAGGATCGGCAAAGATTTCGACGGAATGGTCGATGCAGTGATTGCTTTCGGTCCCATGAGCAAGGAAGAAGAAACAAAACTGTCAAAGATTGCTCCCGTAATCCTCTATATTGACCACAATACCCATTCCTATGCCTATGACACCATCATTGTTGACTATGGCAACGGCATGAACGATGTATTCAACTATCTTGGCCATTGTAAAAAAATCGGTTATATCGGTGGCATAGGAACCGACGGCAACAGGACCATAGGGCAACAGCGAATCGATAATTTCAAACAGGTACTTCAGTCTCATGGGAAATTGGATGAATCTGCATTTCTTGTGGCAGATATAAGCCGGGACAGCGGTTGGCAACTGGCAGAAAAGGCAATCAAGGAAAACAGATTGTGCAATGGCTATCTCATAGGACAAGAAGCAGTAGCCTCCGGCGTCATCGGAGCCCTGAAGCAATATGGAAAGTTTGATGAAGTTTCTCTGGTCGTGTACAGAGACATACCCTATCTGAAGGAAAGTGCCTACCCGAAGGTACTTAATTTGTTTTCACAGACAGTGTGGAAATCCGCCATCCACATGATCATGGAAAAAATCAGCGGAGAAAGGATTGAATCGTTGGTGGTGTATGCCCCACCGCGTTTGGAAAGCTAG